A stretch of the Desulfobacter sp. genome encodes the following:
- a CDS encoding PAS domain-containing protein, which produces MRVAIVGAGNKCLYLMGIIDKYQFQVVAPVVVAVADADSQAPGLVKAREKNIFITTDYNDLFAMDNIDLIVELTSNLDVYNDILSKKKDHVRAIAHTTALLFWEIDNSARKHTKTHQELSETQAMYKAMINGPILDDVIVISLDYKILDINKTFLEKLGLTRDQAVGRYCHEITHRKSMPCSGEKHPCPLEQVIKTGKPSAATHIHLGKNNRKHFVSISCYPLIEKGELKGVIEVSKDITKEIEFEKKMMQQEKLVSIGRLSAGVAHEINNPLTTILTSSMLLQEDLEQGTSMYDELSIISNEALRCRKIVKSLLDFARETKSIKRPEDMNAVITESLVLTRKQAKFKDIDLDMSLARSLPALSIDKDKIQQTIINLTLNAIEATPPGGKIRIFSKLLEDKNAIEVQVSDTGEGIPASNLDKIFEPFFTTKKSGTGLGLAITHGIIEQHAGRIFATSTPGKGTQFHIRLPICQEGMDK; this is translated from the coding sequence ATGAGAGTAGCTATCGTGGGCGCCGGAAACAAGTGCTTGTATCTTATGGGTATTATCGATAAATATCAATTTCAGGTGGTCGCCCCTGTTGTTGTTGCCGTTGCCGATGCCGATAGTCAGGCGCCCGGATTGGTTAAGGCCCGTGAAAAAAATATTTTTATCACCACGGATTACAATGATTTGTTTGCAATGGACAATATTGATCTTATCGTGGAATTAACCTCCAACCTTGACGTATACAACGATATTTTATCCAAGAAAAAAGACCATGTCAGGGCCATTGCCCATACCACTGCCCTGCTCTTTTGGGAAATCGACAACTCTGCCCGGAAACATACCAAAACCCACCAGGAGCTTTCAGAGACACAGGCCATGTACAAGGCCATGATAAACGGCCCCATCCTGGATGACGTGATCGTGATTTCCCTGGATTACAAAATTCTGGACATTAACAAGACCTTTTTAGAAAAGCTGGGTCTGACCCGGGACCAGGCCGTGGGCCGGTATTGCCATGAAATCACCCATCGCAAGTCCATGCCCTGCTCAGGGGAAAAACACCCCTGCCCCCTTGAACAGGTGATAAAGACAGGCAAGCCTTCGGCTGCCACCCATATCCATTTGGGCAAAAACAACAGAAAGCATTTTGTTTCCATATCCTGCTACCCCTTAATTGAAAAGGGAGAATTAAAAGGAGTGATCGAGGTTTCAAAGGATATCACCAAGGAAATTGAGTTTGAGAAAAAAATGATGCAGCAGGAAAAACTGGTCTCCATCGGCCGGCTCAGTGCAGGGGTGGCCCATGAGATAAACAACCCTTTGACCACCATTTTGACCTCTTCCATGCTGCTTCAAGAAGACCTTGAACAAGGAACTTCCATGTATGACGAGCTGAGTATTATCAGCAACGAGGCCCTGCGCTGTCGAAAAATTGTGAAAAGCCTGCTGGATTTTGCCCGTGAAACCAAATCGATTAAACGGCCAGAAGACATGAATGCGGTGATCACAGAAAGCCTGGTCCTGACCCGTAAACAGGCAAAATTTAAAGATATTGATCTGGACATGTCCCTGGCCAGATCCCTGCCTGCTTTGTCCATTGACAAGGATAAAATTCAGCAGACCATTATTAATTTAACCTTAAATGCCATTGAGGCCACACCTCCGGGTGGAAAAATCCGTATTTTTTCAAAGCTGCTTGAAGATAAAAATGCCATTGAGGTTCAGGTCAGCGATACGGGTGAAGGCATTCCAGCCTCAAATCTGGATAAAATTTTTGAACCATTTTTTACGACAAAAAAAAGCGGTACAGGTCTTGGACTTGCCATTACCCACGGCATTATCGAACAGCATGCCGGAAGGATTTTTGCCACAAGCACCCCTGGAAAAGGAACTCAATTTCATATCCGTCTTCCCATTTGCCAGGAAGGAATGGACAAATGA
- the truA gene encoding tRNA pseudouridine(38-40) synthase TruA, which yields MTASDQLRNFKLVIEYDGTGFYGWQRQPDKPTIQSSLESVLSVILNQDIRIHGSGRTDAGVHARAQVAHFKAYTRIEPEVLKKGVNSLMKHPIVIKDCAPVSDEFHARYNARSKTYYYYILNRNTPCALGRDYFWHVNHALDIRAMNRCCDFLLGIHDFKAFQNTGSPKYSTTREIFKAHWEHQPEDMLVFKISASGFLKNMVRNIVGTLKDAGTGKISSEQFNEILVSSDRSLAGATAPARGLFLHQVIY from the coding sequence ATGACCGCCTCTGATCAACTGCGAAATTTTAAACTGGTCATTGAATATGACGGCACAGGGTTTTACGGGTGGCAGCGGCAGCCTGACAAACCCACCATTCAAAGTTCGCTTGAGTCTGTACTCAGTGTCATACTCAACCAGGATATTCGCATTCACGGATCAGGGCGTACCGATGCAGGGGTTCATGCCCGGGCCCAGGTCGCCCATTTTAAGGCATATACCCGAATTGAGCCCGAGGTTCTAAAAAAAGGAGTGAACAGTCTGATGAAACATCCCATTGTGATCAAGGATTGTGCCCCTGTGTCTGATGAATTCCATGCCCGGTACAATGCCCGGTCAAAAACATATTACTATTATATTCTCAACCGAAACACCCCCTGTGCGTTGGGTCGGGATTATTTTTGGCATGTAAATCATGCCCTGGATATCAGGGCCATGAACCGTTGTTGTGATTTTCTTTTGGGGATCCATGATTTTAAGGCCTTTCAAAACACGGGCAGTCCGAAATATTCAACCACCAGAGAAATTTTTAAGGCCCATTGGGAACACCAACCAGAAGATATGCTTGTGTTTAAAATTTCAGCGTCCGGGTTTTTAAAGAATATGGTGAGAAATATTGTGGGAACCTTAAAGGATGCCGGGACCGGGAAGATCAGTTCGGAGCAGTTTAATGAGATTTTAGTGTCATCTGACAGGTCCCTTGCCGGTGCAACGGCACCGGCAAGGGGACTGTTTTTACATCAGGTGATCTATTAA
- a CDS encoding MarR family transcriptional regulator yields MNAPVENFLDTCLFFNANAFSRQLLKLAEIEFTHLKISPAHASLLLLVFETPGISPKDLSRLLELNPSTITRFIDSLAKKKLVRRQNKGKVAFIYPTPRGIGIKADVARAYKNLFLKYSEILGPETAILLAQNMAKTNARVKDALKNDRL; encoded by the coding sequence ATGAATGCGCCTGTAGAAAATTTTTTAGATACCTGTCTTTTTTTTAATGCCAATGCCTTTTCAAGGCAATTGCTCAAACTTGCAGAAATTGAATTTACGCATTTAAAAATCTCTCCGGCCCATGCGTCGTTGCTGCTGCTGGTCTTTGAAACACCTGGAATTTCTCCCAAGGACTTAAGCCGCCTTTTGGAACTCAACCCTTCAACCATCACCCGGTTTATCGACAGCCTGGCCAAAAAAAAACTGGTCAGACGCCAGAACAAGGGAAAGGTGGCTTTTATCTATCCCACGCCAAGGGGGATTGGCATAAAGGCGGATGTGGCCAGGGCCTATAAAAATCTGTTTTTAAAATATTCTGAAATTCTCGGTCCTGAAACCGCAATTTTGCTTGCCCAAAATATGGCCAAGACCAACGCCCGGGTAAAGGATGCATTAAAAAATGACCGCCTCTGA
- a CDS encoding penicillin-binding protein activator gives MKKHRYVWQISMLFMGMFLVASFWGCAQKPGVKPLPPLISVLMTQAQTFADQANYQDALLVYNQALAKVVEQGRASEATQKKIIEKIEEVLAQAPPRIIQEFSEIKNLTIPQPLFQYWTGYQYFHQQEYDQARQALEAFLENEIDHPHAESARDIIKAMDQEVVKKDTIGCLLPLSGKYQVYGQKALQGIQLAVQDLSAAHGIEFKVMVKDTRSDPARAALCVEQLAQENVLAIVGPLLVPEKAGSLAQQKGIPLMAMTQKTDFPLQGDYLFSNFITPEMQVEALGKYLFMNLGLKKVAILYPNERYGKRYLELFWDVVDKFNGQVVGVEAYDGNKTDFTIPLQKLTGEYYPVPEHLKTTQEKQSSVQGLRLSSRGSAVANKDRIEIDFQALFIPDALSRVNLILPQLAFHDVRGMVLVGTNLWHQQSLLTQTKGYNKNAVICDGYFKDSQNPVTHRFNREFNEIFQQDPGFLEAIAYDTAKILFTASIDPSVDSRNSLKNLLQSGKVFEGVTGQTSFDTNGSPHKNLFLITVKKGKFREINH, from the coding sequence ATGAAAAAACATAGATACGTTTGGCAGATATCAATGCTCTTTATGGGTATGTTCCTTGTTGCATCCTTTTGGGGCTGTGCCCAGAAGCCAGGGGTAAAACCGCTTCCCCCTCTGATTTCAGTTCTCATGACCCAGGCTCAGACCTTTGCGGACCAGGCCAATTATCAAGATGCATTATTGGTTTATAATCAGGCCCTGGCCAAAGTGGTTGAACAGGGCAGGGCATCAGAGGCCACCCAGAAAAAAATAATAGAAAAGATAGAAGAGGTGCTGGCCCAGGCACCGCCCCGGATTATCCAAGAATTTTCAGAGATTAAAAACCTGACCATTCCCCAGCCCCTTTTCCAATACTGGACCGGATATCAGTATTTTCACCAGCAAGAGTATGATCAGGCAAGACAAGCCCTTGAAGCATTTCTGGAAAATGAAATTGATCACCCCCATGCCGAGTCTGCCCGGGACATTATAAAGGCCATGGACCAGGAGGTGGTAAAAAAAGACACCATCGGGTGCCTTCTGCCCCTGTCGGGAAAATACCAGGTATACGGTCAAAAAGCTCTGCAGGGGATTCAGCTTGCGGTTCAGGATCTGAGCGCTGCCCATGGAATTGAATTTAAAGTGATGGTCAAAGATACCCGATCTGACCCTGCCCGTGCTGCGTTATGTGTTGAACAACTGGCCCAAGAAAATGTATTGGCCATTGTAGGCCCGCTGCTGGTGCCAGAAAAAGCGGGCAGCCTGGCTCAGCAAAAGGGTATCCCTTTGATGGCCATGACCCAAAAAACGGATTTTCCCCTTCAGGGAGATTATCTTTTTTCAAATTTCATCACCCCTGAAATGCAGGTGGAGGCCCTGGGTAAGTATCTGTTCATGAACCTGGGACTGAAAAAAGTGGCCATTCTCTACCCCAATGAAAGATATGGCAAACGCTACCTTGAATTATTCTGGGACGTAGTTGATAAATTCAACGGCCAGGTGGTGGGGGTAGAAGCCTATGACGGCAATAAAACCGATTTTACCATCCCCTTGCAAAAACTGACCGGGGAATATTACCCTGTGCCTGAACACCTTAAAACCACTCAGGAAAAACAAAGTTCAGTCCAAGGATTACGGCTTTCCAGCCGGGGATCTGCCGTGGCCAATAAGGACCGGATTGAAATTGATTTTCAGGCCCTGTTTATTCCTGATGCCCTGTCCAGGGTCAACCTGATCCTTCCCCAGCTTGCCTTTCACGATGTCAGGGGCATGGTGCTGGTTGGGACCAACCTGTGGCACCAGCAAAGCCTGCTCACCCAGACCAAGGGGTACAATAAAAACGCTGTGATCTGCGACGGATATTTCAAGGACAGCCAAAATCCCGTGACCCATAGGTTTAACCGGGAATTCAATGAGATTTTTCAACAAGACCCTGGATTTCTTGAAGCCATTGCCTATGATACGGCTAAAATTCTTTTTACCGCATCCATAGATCCCAGTGTAGATTCCAGGAACAGTCTTAAAAACCTTCTCCAGAGCGGAAAGGTATTTGAGGGGGTCACAGGTCAAACATCTTTTGACACCAACGGCAGCCCTCACAAAAATTTATTTTTAATCACCGTGAAAAAAGGAAAATTCAGGGAAATAAATCATTGA
- a CDS encoding KpsF/GutQ family sugar-phosphate isomerase, translated as MIIDDAIEVLKIEAQSLIDLTKKIDLSFETLVNDICNSTGRVIISGIGKSGLIGRKIAATMSSTGTNSMFLHPVEAVHGDLGMVSQADIFIAISNSGETSELNQLLPVIRDVGCRMAGFTGNRNSTMAGFCDLVIDTGVEKEACPLNMAPTSSTTAQLAMGDALAVALIKKKKFQKSDFFRSHPGGALGQRLSCRVEELMLSTESAPCIKPGATMTQAIFCMDEYRLGVVLVVDRENKLIGILTDGDIRHCIAKGDQDFKTTTVDDFMTNAPLCLGPKAYLYDALNIMEKHEITVLPIVGQDNQLSGLLHLHDILGKGTFKFNGGSQ; from the coding sequence ATGATTATAGACGATGCCATTGAAGTGTTGAAAATTGAAGCCCAAAGCCTGATTGACCTGACCAAAAAAATTGACCTTTCCTTTGAAACCCTTGTAAATGATATTTGTAATTCCACAGGCCGGGTTATTATTTCCGGTATTGGAAAATCCGGTCTTATCGGCAGAAAAATTGCCGCCACCATGAGCAGTACCGGAACCAATTCCATGTTTCTTCATCCTGTGGAAGCGGTTCACGGGGATCTTGGCATGGTGAGCCAGGCCGATATATTCATCGCCATTTCAAACTCAGGAGAGACCAGTGAGCTCAATCAGCTTCTGCCGGTGATCCGGGATGTGGGGTGCCGGATGGCCGGATTTACGGGGAACCGTAATTCCACCATGGCCGGATTCTGCGACCTTGTGATAGACACAGGGGTTGAAAAAGAAGCCTGCCCCCTGAACATGGCCCCTACCTCTTCGACCACGGCCCAGCTTGCCATGGGAGATGCACTGGCCGTGGCCCTGATCAAAAAAAAGAAATTTCAAAAATCTGATTTTTTCCGGTCTCATCCCGGAGGTGCGCTTGGCCAGCGTCTTTCATGCCGGGTGGAAGAATTGATGCTTTCAACCGAATCTGCCCCCTGTATCAAACCGGGAGCAACCATGACCCAGGCGATTTTCTGCATGGATGAATACCGTCTGGGGGTGGTGCTGGTGGTGGACCGGGAGAATAAATTGATCGGCATCCTCACGGACGGCGACATCCGGCACTGCATTGCAAAAGGGGATCAGGATTTTAAAACAACCACGGTTGATGATTTCATGACCAACGCCCCCCTTTGTTTAGGACCCAAGGCATATCTTTACGATGCCCTTAATATTATGGAAAAGCATGAAATAACCGTATTACCCATTGTCGGACAGGACAATCAGCTTTCAGGTCTTTTACATCTTCACGATATTCTGGGCAAGGGCACCTTTAAGTTCAACGGAGGCAGTCAATGA
- a CDS encoding aminotransferase class I/II-fold pyridoxal phosphate-dependent enzyme, whose product MNPLAQELNKTIQKDVPHVYEMLSQMGKALFFPKGILSQSAEAKIKADKINATIGIAKEKNSVLSLSSVTQFIAGIEPDDYLPYAPSYGIPALREQWKKDLYTKNPSLEGKSVSLPVVTSGITHGVSVLSDMWVDTDDVIILPDMMWGNYTMTFCVRNHAKIVHYKAYDQALTQFNIDDFERVIREEAAKNDKIITVLNFPHNPSGYTLSKDEADRVAAILIEVAKGGTNVVAACDDAYFGLFFEEETSKESLFAKIAGKDKRLLAVKLDGATKEDYVWGFRTGFVTYAVAADQNTEAVNLALEKKTAGCIRGNISNASHLSQTILLKSMADENYARLKQEKFDLLKSRALKMKTVLKDPKYADGFEVYPFNSGYFMCIRLKDVNAEQLRIHLLDHYGTGLISIGEKNIRVAFSCLEEKDVTTLFDIILSGINDLRKG is encoded by the coding sequence ATGAATCCACTTGCACAGGAACTCAACAAAACTATCCAAAAAGATGTTCCCCATGTTTACGAAATGCTGTCTCAAATGGGAAAGGCCTTGTTTTTCCCCAAGGGTATTTTAAGTCAAAGTGCCGAAGCCAAAATAAAGGCAGATAAAATCAATGCCACCATCGGTATTGCCAAAGAAAAAAATTCTGTTCTGAGCCTTTCTTCGGTCACTCAGTTCATCGCGGGTATTGAACCGGACGACTATCTTCCCTATGCCCCCTCATACGGGATACCCGCCTTAAGAGAACAATGGAAAAAAGATCTTTACACAAAAAATCCCTCCCTTGAAGGAAAGAGCGTCAGTCTGCCAGTGGTGACTTCGGGCATCACCCACGGGGTCAGTGTATTGTCGGACATGTGGGTAGACACGGATGATGTCATTATTCTGCCCGATATGATGTGGGGCAATTACACCATGACCTTCTGCGTGCGAAACCATGCAAAAATTGTCCATTACAAGGCCTATGACCAGGCATTGACCCAGTTTAACATTGATGATTTTGAACGGGTGATCAGAGAAGAGGCGGCCAAAAATGATAAAATCATTACGGTTTTAAATTTTCCCCACAACCCCAGCGGTTATACCCTGAGCAAGGATGAAGCGGACCGGGTGGCTGCCATCCTCATTGAGGTTGCAAAGGGAGGCACAAATGTGGTTGCCGCCTGCGACGATGCCTACTTCGGCCTTTTCTTTGAAGAGGAGACCTCAAAAGAATCCTTGTTTGCAAAAATTGCCGGCAAAGACAAACGTCTGTTGGCTGTAAAATTGGACGGGGCCACCAAGGAAGATTATGTCTGGGGATTTAGAACCGGATTTGTCACCTACGCTGTTGCTGCCGACCAAAATACTGAGGCCGTAAACCTGGCCCTTGAAAAGAAAACCGCCGGCTGTATCCGGGGAAATATTTCCAATGCCTCCCATTTAAGCCAGACCATCTTGCTCAAATCCATGGCAGACGAAAATTATGCCCGGCTGAAACAGGAAAAATTTGATCTGCTCAAATCCCGGGCCCTGAAAATGAAAACGGTTTTAAAAGACCCCAAATATGCAGACGGATTCGAGGTATACCCCTTTAATTCAGGATATTTTATGTGTATCCGGCTCAAGGATGTCAATGCAGAACAGCTTCGGATTCATCTTCTGGACCATTACGGCACAGGATTGATTTCAATTGGAGAGAAAAATATCCGGGTGGCGTTTTCCTGCCTGGAAGAAAAAGATGTGACCACCTTGTTTGATATCATTTTAAGCGGTATCAACGATCTGAGAAAAGGCTAA
- a CDS encoding chloride channel protein: MTKKRTDLKYATKWMFYFVLIGIIAGLGAALFHYLCGLGMHYFMDLMAGYRPANAAGEHLLLPHTNTPFNKWILLILPAIGGVVSGWLVYTFAPEAEGHGTDAAIDAYHHKGGFIRSRIPFIKTIASTITLTTGGSGGREGPIAQIGAGFASFLATRFNLSERERRIMMAAGIGAGVGSIFRAPLAGALFAAEVLYRDPDFESEVIIPAGISSVVAYCSFCLIFGWGSLFDSPSFKFQNPLELGPYIVLAGVLALTGILYVKVFYGMIDIFKKLKVPNHIKPAIGGLFTGIIGFFLPYTLSFGYGMAQNAIFNKVAIPTLIALAIGKIFTTAFSIGSGGSGGVFGPSIVIGGAMGGAVGNIFHILLPSVVTQPGAFVIVGMAGFFTAVSNTPISTIIFVSEMTNSYHLLLPSLLVCSLCYLLAKKWTIFENQVKSRVDSPAHAGEFMMDILQTIKVGSLAHLIKDVRCVNEDMPFSEFKKIFQTTKQHYFPVMDNKGGFSGIFSSTDIREVIFTSHLEELVVMKDIMISDLITTNPSEDLNTVLLKLTRKNIDALPVVKKDEKSTFLGLIYRRDIISHYNYHVTKIKDPQQSS, translated from the coding sequence ATGACCAAAAAACGAACCGACCTCAAATACGCCACTAAATGGATGTTCTACTTTGTCCTGATCGGCATTATTGCCGGATTGGGCGCAGCATTATTCCACTATCTCTGCGGCCTTGGCATGCATTATTTTATGGACCTTATGGCCGGATACAGACCTGCCAACGCCGCAGGGGAACATTTGCTTTTGCCCCATACCAATACCCCTTTCAATAAATGGATACTGCTCATTCTACCGGCCATCGGCGGGGTTGTTTCCGGGTGGCTGGTCTATACCTTTGCCCCGGAGGCAGAAGGCCACGGTACAGATGCTGCCATTGATGCCTACCACCATAAGGGCGGGTTTATCCGGTCCCGGATCCCCTTCATTAAAACCATTGCCTCGACCATCACCCTGACCACGGGAGGCTCAGGAGGCAGGGAAGGGCCCATTGCCCAAATCGGGGCGGGATTTGCCTCTTTTCTGGCCACGCGTTTCAACCTCTCTGAACGGGAACGCCGGATCATGATGGCCGCCGGTATCGGGGCAGGGGTGGGCAGTATATTCAGGGCTCCCCTTGCAGGCGCTTTATTTGCCGCTGAAGTATTGTACAGGGATCCTGATTTTGAATCAGAGGTCATTATTCCGGCAGGTATTTCTTCTGTGGTGGCCTATTGTTCGTTCTGCCTGATATTTGGCTGGGGCTCTTTGTTTGATTCTCCTTCATTTAAATTCCAAAACCCCCTTGAGCTTGGACCCTATATCGTGCTTGCAGGCGTTCTGGCCCTTACAGGGATTCTCTATGTCAAAGTCTTTTACGGCATGATTGACATATTTAAAAAGCTCAAGGTTCCCAACCATATCAAGCCTGCCATCGGCGGGTTATTCACCGGAATCATCGGGTTCTTTTTACCCTATACCCTTTCCTTTGGATATGGGATGGCCCAAAATGCCATTTTTAACAAAGTGGCCATTCCCACCCTCATTGCCCTGGCCATCGGTAAGATTTTTACCACGGCGTTTTCCATTGGATCCGGCGGATCCGGCGGGGTATTCGGCCCTTCCATCGTGATCGGCGGGGCCATGGGCGGGGCTGTGGGAAATATTTTTCACATCCTTTTGCCCTCGGTGGTCACCCAGCCCGGCGCCTTTGTTATTGTGGGCATGGCCGGTTTTTTTACCGCTGTCTCCAATACCCCCATTTCAACCATTATTTTTGTCAGTGAGATGACCAACTCATACCATCTGCTGCTGCCAAGCCTTCTGGTCTGCTCCCTATGCTATCTTTTGGCTAAAAAATGGACCATATTTGAAAACCAGGTCAAATCCAGGGTGGATTCTCCGGCCCATGCCGGCGAGTTCATGATGGATATCCTCCAAACCATCAAGGTGGGAAGCCTTGCCCATTTGATCAAGGATGTGCGGTGCGTGAACGAGGATATGCCCTTTAGTGAATTCAAAAAAATATTCCAGACCACCAAACAGCATTATTTTCCGGTCATGGACAATAAGGGCGGATTTTCCGGCATTTTTTCATCCACGGATATTCGGGAGGTTATTTTCACAAGCCACCTTGAAGAACTGGTGGTCATGAAAGATATCATGATTTCGGATCTGATTACCACCAATCCTTCCGAAGACCTGAACACGGTTCTTTTGAAATTGACCCGGAAAAATATTGATGCCCTGCCCGTTGTAAAAAAAGATGAAAAATCCACCTTTTTAGGATTGATCTACAGGCGGGACATCATCTCCCACTACAACTATCATGTGACCAAAATAAAAGACCCCCAGCAGTCCTCTTAA
- a CDS encoding ATP-dependent 6-phosphofructokinase, with product MKAFDFSTTIPVLGDARINSPLIKDGSGAGSRFILETSRITVDVRADRMCASLDSPLPSFEQAGPRKKIYFDPSKLKCAVVTCGGLCPGLNDIIRSIVLELYHIYKVKNIFGIRHGLQGFIPEFGHDLMDLDPAAVSGIQNTGGSILGSSRGDQKISEVVDCLERMGIGILFMVGGDGTLMASKKIADEILNRNLKISVIGIPKTIDNDIFLVSRSFGFDTAVDVATLAIQGAHNEAVAYPNGIGLVKLMGRHSGFLAATAALAQPDANFVLIPEEEIFLYGKNGFLQALEKRLALRKHAVIVVAEGAGQNFFDDKEVAYDASGNVVLKDIGFFLKDKILQWFKSKEIPISLKYIDPSYIIRSLPANANDSVFCGLLGRDAVHAGMAGKTNLIISYWNNHYVHVPMDASAGRRKKMDPLGRLWQSVLETTGQNSFFNDLFP from the coding sequence ATGAAAGCGTTTGATTTCAGCACAACCATTCCCGTGCTTGGTGATGCCAGGATAAACTCTCCTTTGATCAAGGACGGCTCTGGCGCAGGATCCAGGTTTATTTTAGAAACCTCGAGAATTACGGTGGATGTCCGGGCGGATCGGATGTGTGCAAGTTTAGATTCCCCTTTGCCCAGTTTTGAACAGGCAGGTCCCAGGAAGAAAATTTATTTTGATCCCAGTAAACTTAAATGTGCGGTGGTGACCTGCGGAGGGCTGTGTCCCGGCCTGAATGATATTATCAGGTCCATTGTTCTGGAATTATATCATATCTATAAGGTCAAAAATATTTTCGGCATTCGCCACGGTCTTCAGGGCTTTATTCCGGAATTCGGCCATGACCTGATGGATTTGGATCCCGCTGCGGTGTCAGGTATTCAGAACACCGGCGGATCCATTCTGGGCTCGTCACGGGGAGACCAAAAAATATCCGAGGTGGTGGATTGCCTTGAACGGATGGGAATCGGCATTCTTTTTATGGTTGGCGGGGACGGCACGCTCATGGCCTCAAAAAAGATCGCGGATGAAATTTTAAACCGAAACCTTAAAATATCTGTTATCGGGATTCCCAAAACCATTGATAATGATATTTTTCTTGTGTCAAGGTCGTTTGGGTTTGATACGGCGGTTGATGTGGCCACTCTGGCCATTCAGGGGGCCCATAATGAAGCGGTGGCCTATCCCAACGGGATCGGGCTTGTTAAACTCATGGGACGTCATTCTGGATTTTTAGCTGCCACGGCAGCCCTGGCCCAGCCCGATGCCAATTTTGTACTCATTCCCGAAGAAGAGATCTTCTTATACGGTAAAAATGGATTTTTACAGGCCTTGGAAAAACGGCTTGCCTTGAGAAAGCATGCGGTCATTGTGGTGGCCGAAGGGGCGGGGCAAAATTTCTTTGATGACAAAGAGGTGGCCTATGATGCCTCGGGCAATGTGGTGCTCAAGGATATCGGTTTTTTTTTAAAGGATAAAATTCTCCAATGGTTTAAATCCAAGGAGATCCCCATTTCATTGAAATATATTGACCCCTCCTATATTATCCGCAGCCTTCCGGCCAATGCCAATGATTCCGTATTTTGCGGTCTTTTGGGGCGGGACGCCGTACACGCCGGCATGGCAGGAAAGACAAATCTCATCATCAGTTATTGGAATAATCATTATGTCCATGTGCCCATGGATGCTTCGGCCGGCAGACGGAAAAAAATGGATCCTCTGGGCAGACTCTGGCAGTCGGTGCTTGAAACAACCGGCCAGAATTCCTTTTTCAATGATTTATTTCCCTGA